One Polaribacter sp. SA4-12 genomic window carries:
- a CDS encoding LytR/AlgR family response regulator transcription factor — MKELTAVLVDDMPIALEMLENDIVNNHPEIKITGKAKSVVEAAKLLRKNQPDILFLDIMLGDGTGFDILEIFPDLRSKIIFVTASDAFAIKAFKFAAIDYILKPYSDEDLAISIEKAQSQIQPDKQQLNVLQEAVTAPNNKPSKISLHTSEKIIVVNIDDIIRCKSDNNYTTFHFKDKSKILVSKTLKHYADMLKEVNFLRVHQSHLVNTKYIKEFIKSDGGYLILTDNSNVPVSVRKRNEVLEVLNSY; from the coding sequence ATGAAAGAATTAACAGCTGTTTTAGTAGATGACATGCCTATTGCATTAGAAATGTTAGAAAATGACATTGTTAACAATCATCCAGAAATTAAAATTACAGGAAAAGCAAAATCTGTTGTTGAAGCTGCAAAATTATTACGAAAAAATCAACCTGACATTCTGTTTCTAGATATTATGTTAGGCGATGGAACAGGATTTGATATTTTAGAAATTTTCCCTGATTTAAGATCGAAAATTATCTTTGTAACTGCAAGTGATGCTTTTGCTATAAAAGCTTTTAAATTTGCTGCGATAGATTATATTCTAAAACCTTATTCTGACGAAGATTTAGCCATTTCAATAGAAAAAGCACAAAGTCAAATTCAACCAGATAAGCAACAATTAAATGTATTACAAGAAGCTGTAACAGCTCCAAACAACAAGCCTAGTAAAATTTCTTTACATACTTCAGAAAAAATAATTGTTGTTAATATTGATGATATTATTCGTTGTAAATCCGATAATAATTATACTACTTTTCACTTTAAAGACAAGTCTAAAATATTAGTTTCTAAAACACTGAAACATTATGCAGATATGTTAAAGGAAGTCAATTTTTTAAGAGTACATCAGAGTCATTTAGTAAACACAAAATACATTAAAGAGTTTATAAAATCTGATGGTGGCTACTTAATTCTTACGGACAATTCTAATGTTCCTGTTTCTGTAAGAAAACGAAATGAAGTTTTAGAAGTTCTAAATTCTTATTAA
- the uvrA gene encoding excinuclease ABC subunit UvrA — protein sequence MKLDISEVNPKENIIIKGARLHNLKNIDVVIPRNKLVVITGLSGSGKSSLAFDTLYAEGQRRYVESLSSYARQFLGKLHKPKVDYIKGIAPAIAIEQKVNSTNPRSTVGTSTEIYDYIKLLYARIGRTFSPISGNEVKKDTVSDVVNFIKKFDERTKLLLLAPISIDENRDLKTVLQVLEQQGYARLKWNDKVYRISDFPQADFKNEDLFLVVDRIITKDDEDFYNRLADAIQTAFFEGKGICFVENLEDHKVAEFSNKFDLDGMSFLEPNTHLFSFNNPYGACPTCEGYGSVIGIDDDLVIPNTGLSIFEDAIFPFKTPSYIHYKEDLIEVAYQFDIPIHKPWFELTEEQKALVWDGNESFHGIHHFFTVLEEKSYKIQNRVMLSRYRGKTKCTSCNGKRLRHETNFVKINEKTISDLVTLPLDELSVFFKNIELDKYEAKIGKRLLTEINNRLQFLTDVGLSYLTINRTSNTLSGGESQRINLATSLGSSLVGSMYILDEPSIGLHPKDTERLIGVLKDLRNLGNTVVVVEHDEDIMREADYIIDIGPEAGTFGGHVVAEGDFDAILKSDSLTAKYLNEELKIEVPRKRRTSKNSIQIIGARENNLKNVDVTFPLNCLTVITGVSGSGKSTLVKNILYPTMQKKLIGYGDKIGQHTEVKGNFENIKHVEFIDQNPIGRSSRSNPVTYIKAYDDIRALFSNQKLSSIRNYKPKHFSFNVEGGRCEVCKGEGEVTIEMQFMADVHLECDVCNGKRFKKEVLEVKFDGKSIDDILNLTIDDAVQFFSENLVTKIASKLKPLQDVGLGYVKLGQSSSTLSGGEAQRIKLASFLVKGNTKDKALFIFDEPTTGLHFHDIQKLLASFNALIDKGHSIIVIEHNIELIKCADYIIDLGLEGGKNGGNLIFQGVPEELAKNKESYTAKYLAEKLV from the coding sequence ATGAAGTTAGACATTTCTGAAGTAAACCCTAAAGAAAACATTATAATTAAAGGAGCTAGACTCCACAATTTAAAGAATATAGATGTTGTTATTCCAAGAAACAAACTGGTTGTAATTACTGGTCTTTCTGGTTCTGGAAAATCTTCTTTAGCGTTTGATACTTTGTATGCAGAAGGTCAAAGGCGTTATGTAGAAAGTTTATCTTCTTATGCGCGTCAGTTTTTAGGAAAATTACACAAACCAAAAGTAGATTACATAAAAGGTATTGCACCTGCAATTGCTATTGAGCAAAAAGTAAATTCTACGAATCCTCGTTCTACAGTGGGGACTTCTACAGAAATTTACGATTATATTAAATTATTATATGCCAGAATTGGTAGAACCTTCTCTCCTATTTCTGGAAATGAAGTAAAAAAAGACACCGTTTCTGATGTTGTGAACTTTATAAAAAAGTTTGACGAGAGAACAAAACTATTATTATTGGCGCCTATTTCAATTGATGAAAACCGAGATTTAAAAACTGTTTTACAGGTTTTAGAACAACAAGGTTATGCGCGTTTAAAATGGAATGATAAAGTATATAGAATATCCGATTTCCCACAAGCGGATTTTAAAAATGAGGATTTATTTTTAGTGGTTGATAGAATTATCACAAAAGATGATGAAGATTTTTACAACAGATTAGCAGATGCAATTCAGACTGCTTTTTTTGAAGGAAAAGGAATCTGTTTTGTTGAAAATTTAGAAGATCATAAAGTTGCTGAATTTAGTAATAAATTCGATTTAGACGGAATGTCTTTCTTAGAACCAAACACACATTTATTCAGCTTTAACAATCCTTATGGAGCTTGCCCAACTTGTGAAGGTTACGGAAGTGTAATTGGTATTGATGATGATTTAGTCATTCCAAATACGGGTTTATCCATTTTTGAAGATGCTATTTTTCCTTTTAAAACACCTTCTTACATTCATTATAAAGAAGACTTAATTGAGGTTGCATATCAATTTGATATTCCTATTCATAAACCTTGGTTTGAATTAACCGAAGAACAAAAAGCATTAGTTTGGGATGGAAATGAAAGCTTTCACGGAATTCATCATTTCTTTACTGTTTTAGAAGAAAAAAGTTATAAAATACAAAATAGAGTGATGCTTTCTCGCTATCGAGGAAAAACAAAATGTACTTCTTGTAACGGAAAACGATTAAGACATGAAACCAATTTTGTTAAAATAAATGAGAAAACAATTTCTGATTTAGTAACGCTTCCTTTGGATGAATTATCAGTGTTTTTCAAAAATATAGAATTAGATAAATACGAAGCCAAAATCGGGAAACGTTTGTTGACAGAAATCAATAATCGTTTGCAGTTTTTAACTGATGTTGGTTTGTCATATTTAACAATCAACAGAACATCAAACACACTTTCTGGTGGTGAAAGTCAGCGTATAAATCTGGCGACTTCTTTAGGAAGTTCTCTGGTTGGTTCTATGTATATTTTAGATGAACCTAGTATTGGTTTGCATCCAAAAGATACAGAACGTTTAATCGGTGTTTTAAAAGATTTACGAAATTTAGGAAACACCGTTGTTGTGGTAGAACATGATGAAGATATCATGCGAGAGGCCGATTATATTATAGATATTGGTCCGGAAGCGGGGACTTTTGGTGGACATGTTGTTGCGGAAGGTGATTTTGATGCCATTTTAAAATCGGATTCTTTAACTGCAAAATATTTAAACGAAGAATTAAAAATTGAAGTTCCTAGAAAACGTAGAACTTCAAAAAATAGCATCCAAATTATTGGAGCAAGAGAAAACAATTTAAAAAATGTTGATGTTACCTTTCCTTTAAATTGTTTAACTGTAATTACAGGAGTTTCTGGTTCTGGAAAAAGTACATTGGTTAAAAATATTTTGTATCCAACAATGCAAAAAAAATTGATTGGTTATGGAGATAAAATCGGTCAACATACAGAAGTTAAAGGAAATTTCGAGAACATAAAACACGTAGAGTTTATAGATCAAAATCCTATTGGACGCTCTTCTCGTTCAAATCCAGTAACGTATATTAAGGCTTATGATGATATTAGAGCACTGTTTTCTAATCAGAAATTATCATCCATAAGAAACTACAAACCAAAACACTTTTCTTTTAATGTTGAAGGAGGTCGTTGTGAGGTTTGTAAAGGTGAAGGTGAAGTTACAATTGAAATGCAATTTATGGCAGATGTGCATTTAGAATGCGATGTTTGTAATGGAAAACGTTTCAAGAAAGAAGTTTTAGAAGTCAAATTCGATGGAAAATCTATTGATGATATTTTAAACCTTACCATTGATGATGCTGTTCAGTTTTTCTCTGAAAATTTAGTCACCAAAATTGCAAGCAAATTAAAACCATTGCAAGATGTTGGTTTAGGGTATGTAAAATTAGGGCAATCTTCTTCTACCCTTTCTGGTGGTGAAGCGCAACGTATAAAATTGGCTTCCTTTTTAGTAAAAGGAAATACAAAAGACAAGGCTTTATTTATTTTTGATGAACCAACTACTGGTCTACATTTTCACGATATTCAGAAATTATTAGCTTCTTTTAATGCGTTAATTGACAAAGGACATTCCATTATTGTAATTGAACATAATATAGAGTTGATTAAATGTGCAGATTATATTATTGACTTAGGTTTAGAGGGTGGGAAAAATGGAGGAAACCTTATTTTTCAAGGAGTTCCTGAAGAGTTAGCTAAAAACAAGGAATCATATACTGCTAAATATTTGGCGGAAAAATTGGTTTAG
- a CDS encoding sensor histidine kinase — MDTFFKILFLLFWMISVDVNSQENNLQNFTTSDGLSSISINDIIQDKIGYLWLATDKGLVQFDGVNFKNHTIHSQSEATILFSKNNQLLVAHTSGLFLRRNDSTLYLGKEKVNKIVSLNDKILLGTNEGIYQFIDHNITPLKIQSKIDFSIINDVIQFENAIYIASNNGLWKLDKLIDPSKVQKIIDTNIESLLVINNQLAIQLKNKIQFYKNNKIVSNIDVLEDITSINTIDKELWITTNGDGIHIYNLPNFTFQRKINKYNSAISSEINTVFKDTQNSIWIASSNKGLYKYTSIEETVNTAVYIENISINYKKIGSLNVNNLELKPDENNISFTFKSVDLKNAKNIQYRYQLKKGFTPWTHQNNVDFANLKAGKYTFIVQSKNGKTLSKKVAFHFFIETPIYKKMWFLILSGVLLCLLLAGFIDLYIRKLNKKNQQKVNALKTANHLLTLEQKALQLQMNPHFIFNVLNGIKALGNSGKPKELNKIISQFSILLRSVLNNSRLEKISLKDEIETLKNYLELEQKMNSKYFEFSIETLLNNIDSEEILIPPMLLQPFVENCIKHAFQPNTKDPRIKILFEVKNNFLHFVIEDNGIGYHQSKKEKVKTNHHSVALAVTKERIQHISKHNSFSIEEIKNEKEISGTIISFKIPLKTDY; from the coding sequence ATGGATACATTTTTTAAAATATTATTTCTATTATTTTGGATGATCTCTGTTGATGTAAATTCTCAAGAGAATAATCTTCAAAATTTCACAACTTCGGATGGATTATCTAGTATCTCAATAAATGATATTATTCAAGATAAAATTGGCTATTTATGGTTGGCAACAGACAAAGGTTTGGTACAATTTGATGGTGTTAATTTTAAAAACCATACGATTCATAGTCAGTCTGAAGCAACCATTTTATTTTCTAAAAACAATCAATTATTAGTTGCTCATACTTCTGGTCTTTTTTTAAGAAGAAATGATTCAACTTTATATTTAGGAAAAGAAAAAGTAAATAAAATTGTTTCTTTAAATGATAAAATTCTCCTTGGAACAAATGAAGGAATCTATCAATTCATTGATCATAATATAACACCTTTAAAAATACAATCGAAAATTGATTTTTCTATAATTAATGATGTTATTCAATTTGAAAACGCCATCTATATTGCGAGTAACAATGGTTTATGGAAATTAGACAAACTAATTGATCCTTCAAAAGTTCAGAAAATTATAGATACAAATATTGAATCTTTATTAGTAATCAATAACCAATTAGCAATTCAACTTAAAAATAAAATACAATTTTACAAGAACAATAAAATTGTGTCTAACATTGATGTTTTAGAAGATATTACTTCTATCAACACTATTGATAAAGAACTTTGGATAACAACAAATGGAGATGGAATTCACATTTACAATTTACCGAATTTCACTTTCCAAAGAAAAATAAACAAGTATAATTCAGCTATTTCAAGTGAAATAAATACTGTTTTTAAAGACACTCAAAATTCTATTTGGATTGCAAGTTCAAACAAAGGTTTGTATAAATACACTTCAATTGAAGAAACAGTTAATACTGCAGTTTATATTGAGAATATATCTATCAATTATAAAAAAATTGGTTCTTTAAATGTTAATAATTTAGAATTAAAACCAGATGAGAATAATATTTCTTTTACATTTAAATCAGTCGATTTAAAGAATGCTAAAAACATTCAATATCGTTATCAACTAAAAAAGGGTTTTACTCCTTGGACTCATCAAAACAACGTAGATTTTGCAAACCTTAAAGCTGGTAAATACACTTTTATCGTTCAATCTAAAAATGGAAAAACACTTAGTAAAAAGGTGGCTTTTCATTTTTTTATTGAAACACCTATTTATAAAAAAATGTGGTTTCTTATTTTAAGTGGCGTTTTATTATGCCTCTTATTAGCAGGTTTTATCGATTTGTATATTAGAAAACTGAATAAGAAAAATCAACAAAAAGTAAATGCTTTAAAAACAGCAAATCACTTGCTAACTTTAGAGCAGAAAGCGTTGCAATTACAAATGAATCCGCATTTTATTTTTAATGTTTTAAACGGAATAAAAGCACTTGGTAATTCAGGAAAACCAAAAGAATTAAATAAGATTATTTCTCAGTTTTCAATACTTTTAAGAAGTGTTTTAAACAATTCACGTTTAGAAAAAATTAGCTTAAAAGATGAAATTGAAACTTTAAAAAACTATTTAGAATTAGAACAAAAAATGAATTCTAAATATTTTGAATTTAGCATTGAAACATTACTAAATAATATAGATTCAGAAGAGATTTTAATTCCACCAATGTTATTACAACCTTTTGTAGAAAACTGTATAAAACATGCTTTTCAACCAAACACAAAAGACCCAAGAATTAAAATTTTATTTGAAGTAAAGAACAATTTCTTACATTTTGTGATTGAAGATAATGGCATTGGATATCATCAATCTAAAAAAGAAAAAGTAAAAACGAATCATCATTCAGTTGCGTTAGCAGTAACGAAAGAGCGAATTCAGCATATATCAAAACACAACTCATTTTCTATTGAAGAAATAAAAAATGAAAAAGAAATTTCTGGAACAATAATTAGTTTCAAAATTCCTTTAAAAACAGATTATTAA
- a CDS encoding metallophosphoesterase yields MERRKFIKNTLITGIGASLVGGFYSWQIEPFWLEFVKVKMPIKNLPKDLIGKTLMQISDVHVGNKFDYEYIIDSFKKARLYNPDFVVYTGDFVSYETPEQFDQLEKVFKYAVNGKLGTAGVLGNHDYGVDWLEPDVADRISSILDKANVTILRNEEVSFSGLNILGIDDYWGSNFNPVKIMNKYDAKKANLVLCHNPDVCDLNVWNNYKGWILSGHTHGGQVKPPFLNPPILPVKNKRYSSGEFDLHDGRTLYINRALGNLFQVRFNVRPEITIFELEEEK; encoded by the coding sequence ATGGAAAGAAGAAAATTTATAAAAAACACTTTAATTACAGGAATCGGAGCAAGTCTTGTAGGCGGATTTTATTCTTGGCAAATAGAACCTTTTTGGTTGGAGTTTGTAAAAGTAAAAATGCCTATCAAAAATTTACCAAAAGACTTAATTGGTAAAACGCTGATGCAAATTAGTGATGTACATGTTGGAAATAAATTTGACTATGAATATATTATAGACTCCTTTAAAAAAGCACGTCTTTACAATCCCGATTTTGTTGTTTATACAGGAGATTTTGTTTCTTATGAAACTCCAGAACAATTTGATCAACTAGAAAAAGTATTTAAATATGCTGTAAATGGAAAATTAGGAACTGCTGGTGTTTTAGGTAACCATGATTACGGTGTTGATTGGCTAGAACCAGATGTGGCTGATAGAATTTCATCAATTTTAGACAAAGCGAATGTTACAATTCTTAGAAATGAAGAAGTAAGTTTTAGTGGTTTAAACATATTAGGTATTGATGATTATTGGGGATCAAATTTTAATCCCGTAAAGATCATGAATAAATACGATGCTAAAAAAGCAAATTTAGTTTTATGCCACAATCCTGATGTTTGTGATTTAAATGTTTGGAATAATTATAAAGGTTGGATTTTGTCTGGACATACGCATGGAGGACAAGTAAAACCTCCGTTTTTAAACCCTCCTATTCTTCCTGTAAAAAATAAAAGGTATTCTTCTGGCGAATTTGATTTACATGACGGCAGAACACTTTACATAAATAGAGCGCTTGGTAATTTATTCCAGGTTCGGTTTAATGTAAGACCAGAAATTACAATATTTGAATTAGAAGAAGAAAAATAA
- a CDS encoding MauE/DoxX family redox-associated membrane protein: MITNLTDKQKINWVRIIALIPVLILMMYAPRLWVSTKGFPTIPLFDWWPILKYPFDYILGSFFFLIQIVYIFQNKRWQGWAIILLYVFLALVDQNRLQPYFYQSFLTIFAIEIFNRKANPKKILYAIILIFFATYFWSGIQKVNEAFYIQWLSALNKHFSFLPQWFLHVFTYAVPWLEALMGVLLLFNKTRKFGVLFILAMHGTITFLLFYLGYGYNVVPWNIQNMFSVVILFWTLKTTNAFEFFIQFFNKQKIAILIFTIALPLANNLTGFYDSLLSFHFFTADLNYYNIFINEELEDTLPDDIQRFYRFENGKAYIQMNEWAQSDNKVLFYPEERIVKYMDVYLRSFAKNPQEEGLTKLVVYNQD; this comes from the coding sequence ATGATTACGAATTTAACAGACAAACAAAAAATTAATTGGGTAAGAATAATTGCACTTATTCCCGTACTTATTTTAATGATGTACGCTCCAAGATTATGGGTTTCCACTAAAGGTTTTCCTACAATTCCGTTGTTTGATTGGTGGCCAATTCTTAAATATCCTTTCGATTATATTTTAGGAAGTTTCTTCTTTCTAATTCAAATTGTATACATTTTTCAGAATAAAAGATGGCAAGGTTGGGCCATTATTTTGCTCTACGTTTTCTTAGCTTTGGTTGATCAAAACAGGCTACAACCCTATTTCTACCAGAGTTTTTTAACCATTTTCGCTATTGAAATTTTCAACAGAAAAGCAAATCCTAAAAAAATATTGTATGCAATCATTCTTATCTTTTTTGCAACTTATTTTTGGAGTGGAATTCAAAAAGTAAACGAAGCTTTTTACATACAATGGTTGAGTGCTCTAAACAAACATTTTAGCTTTTTACCACAATGGTTTTTACACGTTTTCACCTATGCAGTTCCTTGGTTAGAAGCATTAATGGGTGTTTTATTGTTATTTAATAAAACTAGAAAATTTGGTGTTTTATTTATTTTAGCAATGCACGGTACAATTACGTTTCTATTATTTTATTTAGGGTATGGCTACAATGTTGTACCTTGGAATATTCAGAATATGTTTAGTGTTGTTATCTTATTTTGGACTTTAAAAACAACAAATGCATTTGAATTTTTCATTCAGTTTTTCAACAAACAAAAAATAGCAATCTTAATTTTTACAATTGCCTTACCGCTTGCAAATAATCTTACTGGTTTTTATGATAGCTTGTTGTCATTCCATTTTTTTACGGCAGATTTAAACTATTATAATATTTTTATCAATGAAGAATTAGAAGATACTTTACCTGATGATATTCAGCGTTTTTATCGTTTTGAAAACGGAAAAGCATACATTCAAATGAATGAATGGGCACAGTCAGACAATAAAGTATTGTTTTATCCTGAAGAACGAATTGTTAAATATATGGATGTCTATTTACGTTCTTTTGCTAAAAACCCACAAGAAGAAGGATTGACAAAACTGGTTGTTTATAATCAAGATTGA
- the pckA gene encoding phosphoenolpyruvate carboxykinase (ATP), whose protein sequence is MTECAIIPKKSDLGIYGIKNVTSHWNQSPEELQQITLEKGMGRETNNGTLAINTGKFTGRSPQDRFIVKDDYTENKVWWGKTNKPVSSENFDKLQNNIVDYLSNKELYIRDGYVCADPVYRTDIRTIAELPWSISFVFNMFLRPSDEELENFEEDWLVLCAPGYVCDDPKAYGIRQGNFSIINFTKKTVLVGGSGYTGEIKKGVFSALNLILPIEKNVLPMHCSANVGEDGDTAIFFGLSGTGKTTLSADPSRKLIGDDEHGWTAENNIFNFEGGCYAKVIDLSEEKEPDIFRAIKPGALLENVVFNEDGDIDFMDGTITQNTRVSYPIYHIDNIAKPSFADNPKNIFFLTCDAFGVLPPISKLTPGQAAYHFISGYTAKVAGTEAGITEPVPSFSACFGEPFMPLHPTKYAEMLSSKMTDAGVNVWLINTGWSGGPYGVGSRIKLKYTRTMISEILKGSLDNVEFEQHPIFGLFMPKYCPNVPIEILDPMNTWLQKGAYIGKAIHLAHFFHLNFEKFANEASDQIIEGGPLIDEHHQLSHM, encoded by the coding sequence ATGACAGAGTGTGCAATTATTCCAAAAAAATCAGATTTAGGAATTTACGGTATTAAAAATGTAACTTCTCATTGGAATCAATCCCCAGAAGAGTTACAGCAAATTACCTTAGAAAAAGGAATGGGTAGAGAAACCAATAACGGAACTTTAGCTATTAATACAGGTAAATTTACGGGGAGATCTCCACAAGATAGGTTTATTGTAAAAGATGATTATACGGAAAATAAAGTTTGGTGGGGAAAAACAAACAAACCCGTTTCATCTGAAAATTTCGATAAACTACAAAATAATATTGTAGACTATTTATCTAATAAAGAACTGTATATAAGAGATGGTTATGTATGTGCAGACCCGGTTTATAGAACAGATATTAGAACAATAGCAGAGTTACCTTGGTCTATTTCTTTTGTCTTTAACATGTTCTTAAGACCTTCAGATGAAGAGTTAGAAAATTTTGAGGAAGATTGGTTGGTTTTATGTGCTCCTGGTTATGTTTGTGACGATCCAAAAGCCTATGGTATTCGTCAAGGAAATTTTTCTATTATCAACTTTACAAAAAAAACAGTTTTAGTAGGTGGTTCTGGGTATACAGGTGAAATAAAAAAAGGAGTATTTTCTGCTTTAAATTTAATTTTACCAATTGAAAAAAATGTTTTACCAATGCATTGTTCTGCAAATGTTGGTGAAGATGGAGATACTGCCATTTTCTTTGGATTATCAGGTACAGGAAAAACAACTTTATCTGCAGATCCTTCAAGAAAATTAATTGGTGATGATGAACATGGTTGGACCGCAGAAAACAACATTTTTAATTTTGAAGGTGGCTGTTATGCAAAAGTCATCGATTTATCAGAAGAAAAAGAACCCGATATTTTTAGAGCGATTAAGCCAGGTGCTTTATTAGAAAATGTAGTTTTTAACGAAGATGGTGATATCGATTTTATGGATGGAACAATTACACAAAACACACGTGTTAGTTACCCAATTTATCACATAGATAACATTGCAAAACCTTCTTTTGCAGACAACCCTAAAAACATTTTCTTTTTAACTTGTGATGCTTTTGGTGTTTTACCTCCAATATCTAAATTAACTCCTGGGCAAGCTGCGTACCACTTTATATCTGGTTATACTGCAAAAGTAGCGGGTACTGAGGCTGGTATTACAGAACCTGTACCATCATTTTCTGCTTGTTTTGGCGAACCTTTTATGCCATTACATCCAACAAAATATGCAGAAATGCTAAGTTCTAAAATGACCGATGCAGGCGTTAATGTTTGGCTAATTAATACAGGTTGGTCTGGTGGACCATATGGCGTAGGTTCTAGAATAAAATTAAAATATACGAGAACAATGATTTCTGAAATATTAAAAGGTAGTTTAGACAATGTTGAATTCGAACAACATCCAATCTTTGGTTTATTTATGCCAAAATACTGTCCTAATGTACCAATTGAAATATTAGATCCAATGAACACTTGGTTACAAAAAGGAGCTTACATTGGCAAAGCAATTCATTTAGCACATTTCTTCCACTTAAACTTCGAAAAATTTGCAAATGAAGCTTCAGATCAGATAATAGAAGGTGGTCCATTAATTGATGAACATCATCAATTAAGTCACATGTAA
- the bshB1 gene encoding bacillithiol biosynthesis deacetylase BshB1, with the protein MKLDILAFGAHPDDVELGCGGTIAKEISLGKKVGIVDLTRGELGTRGSAAIRDQEAANSAKILGVSVRENLRFADGFFINDKQHQLEIVKMIRKYQPEIVLCNAIDDRHIDHPKGSNLVSDACFLSGLLKIETETGGEQQEKWRPKLVYHYIQWKNIEPDFVVNVTGFMDVKKKSVLAYTSQFYDPTSNEPETLITSKNFTESIDYRAKDLGRLIGVDYAEGFTSERYVAVEKLSELI; encoded by the coding sequence ATGAAATTAGATATTTTAGCATTTGGAGCTCATCCTGATGATGTAGAATTAGGTTGTGGAGGAACTATTGCAAAAGAAATTTCTTTAGGTAAAAAAGTTGGTATTGTAGATTTAACCAGAGGTGAATTAGGAACACGAGGTTCTGCAGCCATAAGAGATCAGGAAGCAGCAAATTCAGCTAAGATTTTAGGAGTTTCTGTTCGTGAAAACTTACGTTTTGCAGATGGGTTTTTTATCAACGACAAGCAACATCAATTAGAAATTGTAAAAATGATACGAAAGTATCAACCAGAAATAGTTTTATGTAATGCTATTGATGATAGACATATTGATCATCCAAAAGGAAGTAATTTGGTTTCTGACGCTTGTTTTTTAAGTGGATTATTAAAAATAGAAACTGAAACAGGAGGAGAGCAACAAGAAAAATGGAGACCAAAATTGGTGTATCATTACATTCAATGGAAAAATATTGAACCAGATTTTGTAGTTAATGTTACTGGTTTTATGGATGTTAAAAAGAAATCGGTATTAGCATATACTTCTCAGTTCTATGACCCGACTAGTAATGAGCCCGAAACACTGATTACAAGTAAGAATTTTACAGAAAGTATTGATTATAGAGCAAAAGATTTAGGTAGGCTGATTGGAGTAGATTATGCAGAAGGTTTTACCTCAGAACGTTACGTAGCGGTTGAAAAATTAAGTGAATTAATTTAA